The proteins below are encoded in one region of Macaca nemestrina isolate mMacNem1 chromosome 10, mMacNem.hap1, whole genome shotgun sequence:
- the LOC105484204 gene encoding ubiquitin carboxyl-terminal hydrolase 5 isoform X1 produces MAELSEEALLSVLPTIRVPKAGDRVHKDECAFSFDTPESEGGLYICMNTFLGFGKQYVERHFNKTGQRVYLHLRRTRRLKEEDPATGTGDPPRKKPTRLAIGVEGGFDLSEEKFELDEDVKIVILPDYLEIARDGLGGLPDIVRDRVTSAVEALLSADSASRKQEVQAWDGEVRQVSKHAFSLKQLDNPARIPPCGWKCSKCDMRENLWLNLTDGSILCGRRYFDGSGGNNHAVEHYRETGYPLAVKLGTITPDGADVYSYDEDDMVLDPSLAEHLSHFGIDMLKMQKTDKTMTELEIDMNQRIGEWELIQESGVPLKPLFGPGYTGIQNLGNSCYLNSVVQVLFSIPDFQRKYVDKLEKIFQNAPTDPTQDFSTQVAKLGHGLLSGEYSKPVPESGDGERVPEQKEVQDGIAPRMFKALIGKGHPEFSTNRQQDAQEFFLHLINMVERNCRSSENPNEVFRFLVEEKIKCLATEKVKYTQRVDYIMQLPVPMDAALNKDELLEYEEKKRQAEEEKMPLPELVQAQVPFSSCLEAYGAPEQVDDFWSTALQAKSVAVKTTRFASFPDYLVIQIKKFTFGLDWVPKKLDVSIEMPEELDISQLRGTGLQPGEEELPDIAPPLVTPDEPKGSLGFYGNEDEDSFCSPHFSSPTSPMLDESVIIQLVEMGFPMDACRKAVYYTGNSGAEAAMNWVMSHMDDPDFANPLILPGSSGPGSTSAAADPPPEDCVTTIVSMGFSRDQALKALRATNNSLERAVDWIFSHIDDLDAEAAMDISEGRSAADSISESVPVGPKVRDGPGKYQLFAFISHMGTSTMCGHYVCHIKKEGRWVIYNDQKVCASEKPPKDLGYIYFYQRVAS; encoded by the exons ATGGCGGAGCTGAGTGAGGAGGCGCTGCTGTCAGTATTACCGACGATCCGGGTCCCTAAGGCTGGAGACCGGGTCCACAAAGACGAGTGCGCCTTCTCCTTCGACACGCCG GAGTCTGAGGGGGGCCTCTACATCTGTATGAACACATTTCTGGGCTTCGGGAAACAGTATGTGGAGAGACATTTCAATAAGACTGGCCAGCGAGTCTACCTGCACCTCCGGCGGACCCGGCGTCTG AAAGAGGAGGACCCTGCTACAGGCACTGGAGACCCACCCCGGAAGAAGCCCACGCGGCTGGCTATTg GTGTTGAAGGTGGGTTTGACCTTAGCGAGGAGAAGTTTGAATTAGACGAGGATGTGAAGATTGTCATTTTGCCAGATTACCTGGAGATTGCCCGGGATGGACTGGGGGGACTGCCTGACATTGTCAGAGATCGG GTGACCAGTGCAGTGGAGGCCCTACTGTCAGCTGACTCAGCCTCCCGCAAGCAGGAGGTGCAGGCATGGGATGGGGAAGTACGGCAGGTGTCTAAGCATGCCTTCAGCCTCAAGCAGTTGGACAACCCTGCTCGAATCCCTCCCTG TGGCTGGAAGTGCTCTAAGTGTGACATGAGAGAGAACCTGTGGCTCAACCTGACGGATGGCTCCATCCTCTGTGGGCGACGCTACTTCGACGGCAGTGGGGGCAACAACCACGCTGTGGAGCACTACCGGGAGACGGGCTACCCATTAGCTGTCAAGCTGGGCACCATCACCCCTGATGGAGCTG ACGTGTACTCATATGATGAGGATGACATGGTCCTGGACCCCAGCCTGGCTGAGCACCTGTCCCACTTCGGCATCGACATGCTGAAGATGCAGAAG ACAGACAAGACGATGACTGAGTTGGAGATAGACATGAACCAGCGGATTGGTGAATGGGAGCTGATCCAGGAGTCGGGTGTGCCACTCAAGCCCCTGTTTGGGCCTGGCTACACAGGCATCCAGAACCTGGGTAACAGCTGCTACCTCAACTCCGTGGTCCAGGTGCTCTTCAGCATCCCTGACTTCCAGAGGAA GTATGTGGATAAGCTGGAGAAGATCTTCCAGAATGCCCCGACAGACCCTACCCAGGACTTCAGCACCCAGGT GGCCAAGCTGGGCCATGGCCTTCTCTCCGGGGAGTATTCCAAGCCAGTACCAGAGTCGGGCGATGGGGAGCGGGTGCCAGAACAGAAG GAAGTTCAAGATGGCATTGCCCCTCGGATGTTCAAGGCCCTCATCGGCAAGGGCCACCCTGAATTCTCCACCAACCGGCAGCAGGATGCCCAGGAGTTCTTCCTTCACCTTATCAACATGGTGGAG AGGAATTGCCGGAGCTCTGAAAATCCGAATGAAGTGTTCCGCTTCTTGGTGGAGGAGAAGATTAAGTGCCTGGCCACAGAGAAGGTGAAGTACACCCAGCGAGTTGACTACATCATGCAGCTGCCTGTGCCCATGGATGCAGCCCTTAACAAAG ACGAGCTTCTGGAGTACGAGGAGAAGAAGCGGCAAGCCGAAGAGGAGAAGATGCCACTGCCAGAACTGGTTCAGGCCCAGGTGCCCTTCAGCTCTTGCCTGGAGGCCTACGGGGCCCCTGAGCAGGTGGATGACTTCTGGAGCACGGCCCTGCAGGCCAAGTCAGTAGCTGTCAA GACCACACGATTTGCCTCATTCCCTGACTACCTGGTCATCCAGATCAAGAAGTTCACCTTCGGCTTAGACTGGGTGCCCAAGAAACTGG ATGTGTCCATCGAGATGCCAGAGGAGCTCGACATCTCCCAGTTGAGGGGCACAGGGCTGCAGCCTGGAGAGGAGGAGCTGCCAGACATTGCCCCACCCCTGGTCACTCCGGATGAGCCCAAAGGTAGCCTTGGTTTCTATGGCAACGAAGACGAAGACTCCTTCTGCTCCCCTCACTTCTCCTCTCCGACAT CACCCATGCTGGATGAATCCGTCATCATCCAGTTGGTGGAGATGGGCTTCCCTATGGACGCCTGCCGCAAAGCTGTCTACTACACGGGCAACAGCGGGGCCGAGGCCGCCATGAACTGGGTCATGTCACACATGGATGATCCAG ATTTTGCGAACCCCCTCATCCTGCCTGGGTCTAGCGGGCCAGGCTCCACAAGTGCAGCAGCCGACCCCCCTCCCGAGGACTGTGTGACCACCATTGTCTCCATGGGCTTCTCCCGGGACCAGGCCCTGAAAGCGCTGCGGGCCACG AACAATAGTTTAGAACGGGCTGTGGACTGGATCTTCAGTCACATTGATGACCTGGATGCTGAAGCTGCCATGGACATCTCAGAGGGCCGCTCAGCTGCCGACTCCATCTCTGAGTCTGTGCCAGTGGGACCTAAAGTCCGGGATGGTCCTGGAA AGTATCAGCTCTTTGCCTTCATTAGTCACATGGGCACCTCGACCATGTGTGGTCACTACGTCTGCCACATCAAGAAGGAAGGCAG ATGGGTGATCTACAATGACCAGAAAGTGTGTGCCTCTGAGAAGCCGCCCAAGGACCTGGGCTACATCTACTTCTACCAGAGAGTGGCCAGCTAA
- the LOC105484209 gene encoding triosephosphate isomerase, whose protein sequence is MAEDGEEAEFHFAALYISGQWPRLRADTDLQRLGSIAMAPSRKFFVGGNWKMNGRKQNLGELIGTLNAAKVPADTEVVCAPPTAYIDFARQKLDPKIAVAAQNCYKVTNGAFTGEISPGMIKDCGATWVVLGHSERRHVFGESDELIGQKVAHALAEGLGVIACIGEKLDEREAGITEKVVFEQTKVIADNVKDWSKVVLAYEPVWAIGTGKTATPQQAQEVHEKLRGWLKSNVSEAVAQSTRIIYGGSVTGATCKELASQPDVDGFLVGGASLKPEFVDIINAKQ, encoded by the exons ATGGCGGAGGACGGCGAGGAGGCGGAGTTCCACTTCGCGGCGCTCTATATAAGCGGGCAGTGGCCGCGGCTGCGCGCAGACACTGACCTTCAGCGTCTCGGCTCCATCGCCATGGCGCCTTCCAGGAAGTTCTTCGTTGGGGGGAACTGGAAGATGAACGGGCGGAAGCAGAATCTGGGGGAGCTCATCGGCACTCTGAACGCGGCCAAGGTGCCGGCAGACACCG AAGTGGTTTGTGCTCCCCCCACTGCCTATATCGACTTCGCCCGGCAGAAGCTAGATCCCAAGATTGCTGTGGCTGCACAGAACTGCTACAAAGTGACTAATGGGGCCTTTACTGGGGAGATCAG cCCTGGCATGATCAAAGACTGCGGAGCCACGTGGGTGGTCCTGGGGCACTCAGAGAGAAGACATGTCTTTGGGGAGTCAGATGAG CTGATTGGGCAGAAAGTGGCCCATGCTCTGGCTGAGGGACTCGGAGTAATCGCCTGTATTGGGGAGAAGCTAGATGAAAGGGAAGCTGGCATCACTGAGAAGGTTGTTTTCGAGCAGACAAAGGTCATCGCAG ATAATGTGAAAGACTGGAGCAAGGTTGTCCTGGCCTATGAGCCTGTGTGGGCCATTGGTACTGGCAAGACTGCAACGCCCCAACAG GCCCAGGAAGTACATGAGAAGCTCCGAGGATGGCTTAAGTCCAACGTCTCTGAAGCAGTGGCTCAGAGCACCCGTATCATTTATGGAG GCTCTGTGACTGGGGCAACCTGCAAGGAGCTGGCCAGCCAGCCTGACGTGGATGGCTTCCTTGTGGGTGGTGCTTCCCTCAAGCCCGAATTCGTGGACATCATCAATGCCAAACAATGA
- the LOC105484204 gene encoding ubiquitin carboxyl-terminal hydrolase 5 isoform X2 — MAELSEEALLSVLPTIRVPKAGDRVHKDECAFSFDTPESEGGLYICMNTFLGFGKQYVERHFNKTGQRVYLHLRRTRRLKEEDPATGTGDPPRKKPTRLAIGVEGGFDLSEEKFELDEDVKIVILPDYLEIARDGLGGLPDIVRDRVTSAVEALLSADSASRKQEVQAWDGEVRQVSKHAFSLKQLDNPARIPPCGWKCSKCDMRENLWLNLTDGSILCGRRYFDGSGGNNHAVEHYRETGYPLAVKLGTITPDGADVYSYDEDDMVLDPSLAEHLSHFGIDMLKMQKTDKTMTELEIDMNQRIGEWELIQESGVPLKPLFGPGYTGIQNLGNSCYLNSVVQVLFSIPDFQRKYVDKLEKIFQNAPTDPTQDFSTQVAKLGHGLLSGEYSKPVPESGDGERVPEQKEVQDGIAPRMFKALIGKGHPEFSTNRQQDAQEFFLHLINMVERNCRSSENPNEVFRFLVEEKIKCLATEKVKYTQRVDYIMQLPVPMDAALNKDELLEYEEKKRQAEEEKMPLPELVQAQVPFSSCLEAYGAPEQVDDFWSTALQAKSVAVKTTRFASFPDYLVIQIKKFTFGLDWVPKKLDVSIEMPEELDISQLRGTGLQPGEEELPDIAPPLVTPDEPKAPMLDESVIIQLVEMGFPMDACRKAVYYTGNSGAEAAMNWVMSHMDDPDFANPLILPGSSGPGSTSAAADPPPEDCVTTIVSMGFSRDQALKALRATNNSLERAVDWIFSHIDDLDAEAAMDISEGRSAADSISESVPVGPKVRDGPGKYQLFAFISHMGTSTMCGHYVCHIKKEGRWVIYNDQKVCASEKPPKDLGYIYFYQRVAS; from the exons ATGGCGGAGCTGAGTGAGGAGGCGCTGCTGTCAGTATTACCGACGATCCGGGTCCCTAAGGCTGGAGACCGGGTCCACAAAGACGAGTGCGCCTTCTCCTTCGACACGCCG GAGTCTGAGGGGGGCCTCTACATCTGTATGAACACATTTCTGGGCTTCGGGAAACAGTATGTGGAGAGACATTTCAATAAGACTGGCCAGCGAGTCTACCTGCACCTCCGGCGGACCCGGCGTCTG AAAGAGGAGGACCCTGCTACAGGCACTGGAGACCCACCCCGGAAGAAGCCCACGCGGCTGGCTATTg GTGTTGAAGGTGGGTTTGACCTTAGCGAGGAGAAGTTTGAATTAGACGAGGATGTGAAGATTGTCATTTTGCCAGATTACCTGGAGATTGCCCGGGATGGACTGGGGGGACTGCCTGACATTGTCAGAGATCGG GTGACCAGTGCAGTGGAGGCCCTACTGTCAGCTGACTCAGCCTCCCGCAAGCAGGAGGTGCAGGCATGGGATGGGGAAGTACGGCAGGTGTCTAAGCATGCCTTCAGCCTCAAGCAGTTGGACAACCCTGCTCGAATCCCTCCCTG TGGCTGGAAGTGCTCTAAGTGTGACATGAGAGAGAACCTGTGGCTCAACCTGACGGATGGCTCCATCCTCTGTGGGCGACGCTACTTCGACGGCAGTGGGGGCAACAACCACGCTGTGGAGCACTACCGGGAGACGGGCTACCCATTAGCTGTCAAGCTGGGCACCATCACCCCTGATGGAGCTG ACGTGTACTCATATGATGAGGATGACATGGTCCTGGACCCCAGCCTGGCTGAGCACCTGTCCCACTTCGGCATCGACATGCTGAAGATGCAGAAG ACAGACAAGACGATGACTGAGTTGGAGATAGACATGAACCAGCGGATTGGTGAATGGGAGCTGATCCAGGAGTCGGGTGTGCCACTCAAGCCCCTGTTTGGGCCTGGCTACACAGGCATCCAGAACCTGGGTAACAGCTGCTACCTCAACTCCGTGGTCCAGGTGCTCTTCAGCATCCCTGACTTCCAGAGGAA GTATGTGGATAAGCTGGAGAAGATCTTCCAGAATGCCCCGACAGACCCTACCCAGGACTTCAGCACCCAGGT GGCCAAGCTGGGCCATGGCCTTCTCTCCGGGGAGTATTCCAAGCCAGTACCAGAGTCGGGCGATGGGGAGCGGGTGCCAGAACAGAAG GAAGTTCAAGATGGCATTGCCCCTCGGATGTTCAAGGCCCTCATCGGCAAGGGCCACCCTGAATTCTCCACCAACCGGCAGCAGGATGCCCAGGAGTTCTTCCTTCACCTTATCAACATGGTGGAG AGGAATTGCCGGAGCTCTGAAAATCCGAATGAAGTGTTCCGCTTCTTGGTGGAGGAGAAGATTAAGTGCCTGGCCACAGAGAAGGTGAAGTACACCCAGCGAGTTGACTACATCATGCAGCTGCCTGTGCCCATGGATGCAGCCCTTAACAAAG ACGAGCTTCTGGAGTACGAGGAGAAGAAGCGGCAAGCCGAAGAGGAGAAGATGCCACTGCCAGAACTGGTTCAGGCCCAGGTGCCCTTCAGCTCTTGCCTGGAGGCCTACGGGGCCCCTGAGCAGGTGGATGACTTCTGGAGCACGGCCCTGCAGGCCAAGTCAGTAGCTGTCAA GACCACACGATTTGCCTCATTCCCTGACTACCTGGTCATCCAGATCAAGAAGTTCACCTTCGGCTTAGACTGGGTGCCCAAGAAACTGG ATGTGTCCATCGAGATGCCAGAGGAGCTCGACATCTCCCAGTTGAGGGGCACAGGGCTGCAGCCTGGAGAGGAGGAGCTGCCAGACATTGCCCCACCCCTGGTCACTCCGGATGAGCCCAAAG CACCCATGCTGGATGAATCCGTCATCATCCAGTTGGTGGAGATGGGCTTCCCTATGGACGCCTGCCGCAAAGCTGTCTACTACACGGGCAACAGCGGGGCCGAGGCCGCCATGAACTGGGTCATGTCACACATGGATGATCCAG ATTTTGCGAACCCCCTCATCCTGCCTGGGTCTAGCGGGCCAGGCTCCACAAGTGCAGCAGCCGACCCCCCTCCCGAGGACTGTGTGACCACCATTGTCTCCATGGGCTTCTCCCGGGACCAGGCCCTGAAAGCGCTGCGGGCCACG AACAATAGTTTAGAACGGGCTGTGGACTGGATCTTCAGTCACATTGATGACCTGGATGCTGAAGCTGCCATGGACATCTCAGAGGGCCGCTCAGCTGCCGACTCCATCTCTGAGTCTGTGCCAGTGGGACCTAAAGTCCGGGATGGTCCTGGAA AGTATCAGCTCTTTGCCTTCATTAGTCACATGGGCACCTCGACCATGTGTGGTCACTACGTCTGCCACATCAAGAAGGAAGGCAG ATGGGTGATCTACAATGACCAGAAAGTGTGTGCCTCTGAGAAGCCGCCCAAGGACCTGGGCTACATCTACTTCTACCAGAGAGTGGCCAGCTAA
- the LOC105484210 gene encoding LOW QUALITY PROTEIN: SPRY domain-containing SOCS box protein 2 (The sequence of the model RefSeq protein was modified relative to this genomic sequence to represent the inferred CDS: inserted 1 base in 1 codon; substituted 1 base at 1 genomic stop codon), giving the protein MGETALAGDSSSTPTPQALYPDVSCPEGLEELLSAHPPERGAQRRHGWNPIDCSENIEVKEGGLYFERRPMSQSTDGVRGKRGYSRGLHAWEISWTLEQRGPYAVVGVATARAPLPTKHYAALLGSNSESWGWDIGRGKLYHQTKGPGAPQYPAGTXGEQPEVPERLLLVLDMEEGTLGYAIGSTYLGTAFRGLMGRTLYPAVSAVWGQCQVRIRYLGERRAEPHCLLHLSHLCVRHTLGDTWLGQVYALPXPPAMKRCLLYQ; this is encoded by the exons ATGGGCGAGACAGCCCTGGCGGGGGACAGCAgcagcacccccaccccacaggcCCTGTACCCTGACGTCTCCTGTCCCGAGGGCTTGGAAGAGCTGCTGTCTGCACACCCTCCTGAACGGGGGGCCCAACGACGCCACGGTTGGAACCCCATAGACTGTTCAGAGAACATCGAGGTCAAGGAAGGAGGGTTGTACTTTGAGCGGAGGCCCATGTCCCAGAGCACTGATGGTGTCCGGGGTAAGAGGGGCTATTCAAGAGGCCTGCACGCCTGGGAGATCAGCTGGACCCTAGAGCAGAGGGGCCCGTATGCCGTGGTGGGCGTGGCCACGGCCCGCGCCCCGCTGCCGACTAAGCACTACGCGGCGCTGCTGGGCAGCAACAGCGAGTCGTGGGGCTGGGACATCGGGCGGGGGAAGCTGTACCATCAGACCAAGGGGCCCGGAGCGCCCCAGTATCCAGCGGGAACTTAGGGTGAGCAGCCGGAGGTGCCAGAGAGGCTGCTGTTGGTTCTGGACATGGAGGAGGGAACTCTGGGCTACGCTATTGGGAGCACCTACCTGGGGACAGCCTTCCGCGGACTGATGGGCAGGACCCTCTATCCGGCAGTAAGCGCTGTCTGGGGCCAGTGCCAGGTCCGCATCCGCTACCTGGGCGAAAGGAGAG cggagccacactgtcttctgcaCCTGAGCCACCTGTGTGTGCGCCACACCCTGGGGGATACCTGGCTCGGCCAGGTATATGCCCTGC TTCCCCCTGCCATGAAGCGCTGCCTGCTCTACCAGTGA